A genome region from Psychrobacter jeotgali includes the following:
- the der gene encoding ribosome biogenesis GTPase Der, with the protein MSIKPVVALIGRPNVGKSTLFNQFTKSRQALVADLSGLTRDRQYGDAVYEGKSFIVVDTGGIGEADDGSGNIDDYMSEQSHTAIHEADIIVFVVDARSGMIGADAEIGKFLHTLGKPVYVVANKVDGVHDSAPAEFYALGLGEPYPMAASHGRGVGNLLEAITADMPEQESIVEPEGLKLAIIGRPNVGKSTLVNRLLGEDRVVVFDMPGTTRDSIYIPYERDGKHYVLIDTAGVRRRGKIDEKVEKFSVIKTLQAIEDSNVTVIVIDAQEGIVDQDLHMIGYALDAGRALVVAINKWDGLSQEKKDYIKIEMDRRFNFIPYAKVHLISALHGTGVGNLYPSIRRAYESSMFNVSTNRLTQILQDAVTANPPPTVGGRRIKLRYAHIGGHNPPVIVIHGNQTGSLPKSYQRYLENQFREVFKLEGTPLNVVFKLNQNPYANKSDTPTKAKAQQLRQRELNRSAKYKKRDKKGR; encoded by the coding sequence ATGAGTATCAAACCGGTGGTGGCTTTAATTGGTCGCCCAAATGTAGGTAAATCTACCTTATTTAATCAATTTACCAAGAGCCGGCAAGCTTTAGTTGCTGACTTGTCAGGTTTGACTCGTGATCGCCAGTATGGGGATGCTGTGTATGAAGGCAAGTCTTTTATCGTAGTAGATACCGGCGGTATTGGTGAAGCAGATGATGGTAGTGGCAATATTGACGACTATATGTCGGAGCAATCGCATACGGCTATTCATGAAGCGGATATTATCGTTTTTGTAGTCGATGCCCGCTCGGGGATGATTGGGGCGGATGCTGAGATTGGCAAATTCTTGCATACTTTAGGTAAACCGGTCTATGTGGTTGCTAATAAAGTTGATGGGGTGCATGATTCAGCTCCGGCAGAGTTCTATGCGTTAGGTTTAGGTGAGCCGTATCCTATGGCCGCTAGTCATGGCCGCGGCGTGGGTAATCTATTAGAAGCTATCACCGCTGACATGCCGGAGCAAGAGAGTATCGTTGAGCCCGAAGGCCTGAAGCTTGCGATTATCGGTCGCCCAAACGTCGGCAAATCAACGCTAGTGAATCGTCTATTAGGCGAGGATCGAGTGGTGGTATTCGATATGCCAGGCACCACTCGTGACAGTATTTATATTCCTTATGAGCGTGATGGCAAGCATTACGTTTTGATCGATACTGCGGGCGTTCGTCGCCGTGGTAAAATTGATGAAAAAGTAGAAAAGTTCTCAGTTATCAAGACCTTGCAAGCGATTGAAGACTCTAATGTTACGGTTATTGTCATTGATGCCCAAGAAGGTATCGTTGATCAAGATCTGCATATGATTGGCTATGCGCTTGATGCAGGACGCGCTTTAGTGGTAGCGATTAATAAGTGGGATGGGCTAAGTCAAGAGAAAAAAGACTATATCAAAATTGAGATGGATCGCCGTTTTAACTTTATCCCTTATGCTAAAGTTCATCTAATCTCGGCACTGCATGGCACTGGGGTAGGTAATCTATATCCCTCTATTCGCCGTGCTTATGAATCCTCGATGTTTAATGTTTCAACCAATCGCCTCACCCAAATTTTACAAGATGCGGTCACTGCCAATCCGCCACCTACGGTAGGTGGTCGCCGTATTAAGCTACGTTATGCGCATATCGGTGGCCATAATCCGCCAGTGATTGTTATTCATGGTAATCAGACCGGCTCGTTGCCCAAAAGCTATCAGCGTTATCTTGAGAATCAATTTAGAGAAGTGTTTAAACTTGAAGGCACACCGCTCAATGTGGTCTTTAAGCTCAATCAAAACCCTTATGCTAATAAAAGCGATACTCCTACTAAAGCAAAGGCTCAACAGCTGCGTCAGCGCGAACTTAACCGTAGTGCAAAGTATAAAAAAAGAGATAAAAAAGGTCGCTAA
- a CDS encoding YfgM family protein, producing the protein MALNPNSPNPDNSMQALKQYGSYIVTVILLVLAGYFGWTYWQNNHARVDTVAADQYADIKMLNDQVSLAAQNPDLEADAQQALATSREQLNQGIDALVSTHGDSVYAWQALMIKARMQADNDDFAGAAESLKQAQAIDLGDAGLSAITRLRYARVLLDSGDADAALSAANNDVPVSFEGSQQELLGDIYLAKNDKDSAIKAYNNAWSLLSDRREPRAVLALKMESLGIIPEFTNEQPGLIQTAATPQPLVIDEINDEVAESMDSNTAAPEVNP; encoded by the coding sequence ATGGCTCTGAATCCCAATTCACCAAATCCAGACAACTCGATGCAAGCGTTAAAACAGTATGGTAGCTACATTGTCACCGTTATTTTATTAGTATTGGCGGGTTATTTTGGTTGGACTTATTGGCAAAACAATCACGCTCGTGTTGATACCGTTGCCGCTGATCAATATGCAGATATTAAAATGCTCAACGATCAGGTGTCGCTAGCAGCGCAAAATCCAGATCTAGAAGCGGACGCCCAGCAAGCATTAGCGACCAGTCGTGAGCAGTTAAATCAAGGGATTGATGCTTTGGTCAGTACTCACGGAGATAGTGTTTATGCGTGGCAAGCACTGATGATAAAGGCGCGTATGCAAGCCGATAATGATGATTTTGCTGGTGCCGCAGAGAGCCTTAAACAGGCACAAGCTATAGATTTGGGTGATGCAGGACTAAGCGCTATTACTCGTCTACGTTATGCACGAGTACTGCTAGACTCAGGTGATGCTGATGCCGCTTTATCTGCTGCTAATAATGATGTACCCGTATCATTTGAAGGCAGTCAACAAGAGCTGCTAGGAGATATTTACTTAGCAAAAAATGATAAAGATAGTGCGATTAAAGCTTATAATAACGCCTGGAGTTTGCTTAGCGATCGCCGTGAGCCTCGCGCAGTCCTAGCACTAAAAATGGAAAGCTTAGGTATTATCCCTGAATTCACCAATGAACAGCCCGGTCTTATCCAAACTGCTGCTACCCCGCAACCGCTTGTGATTGATGAGATAAATGATGAAGTTGCTGAAAGCATGGATAGTAATACCGCAGCTCCTGAAGTTAACCCGTAA
- a CDS encoding helix-turn-helix domain-containing protein: MAMTNPPSNNQSNAQGSFGTMLQQARKTKQLSLDDAAAELFILKRHLQALEDERFADLPQAAFARGFAINYAKFLGLDPAQVASSFDAAYPNELKTNPTSDIESPLRPMGTLQRDTNSRIRFNPLLIIAVIGLIILAVFLYRMVSSASQDEQPSTPIVEDLTATEQAQGAAISNQNTVSASGSALNLGGAESTESMVLALTVTDTATVNITDAQGNNLMNGSQNSGSYELLGVPPFNIEIDNVNNVSLLLNQQAVVLDQYVSGNQASFVLTP; the protein is encoded by the coding sequence ATGGCAATGACCAACCCACCATCGAATAATCAATCTAATGCACAGGGATCATTTGGTACCATGTTGCAGCAAGCGCGCAAAACTAAGCAATTGAGCTTAGATGATGCGGCAGCTGAGCTGTTTATTCTCAAGCGTCATTTGCAGGCTTTGGAAGACGAGCGCTTTGCTGACTTACCACAAGCCGCTTTTGCGCGTGGTTTTGCTATCAACTATGCCAAGTTCTTAGGACTCGATCCGGCGCAAGTAGCTAGCAGTTTTGACGCTGCTTATCCTAATGAGCTCAAGACAAACCCCACCAGTGATATTGAATCGCCGCTACGCCCAATGGGTACGCTTCAGCGTGATACCAATAGTCGCATTCGTTTTAATCCGTTATTGATCATTGCCGTTATTGGTCTGATAATTTTAGCGGTTTTCTTGTATCGAATGGTCAGCAGTGCTAGCCAAGACGAGCAGCCATCGACTCCTATTGTTGAGGATTTGACAGCGACTGAGCAAGCACAAGGTGCGGCGATTAGCAATCAGAATACCGTTAGTGCCTCTGGATCAGCACTGAATCTAGGCGGCGCTGAGAGTACCGAAAGTATGGTGTTAGCGCTTACTGTCACTGACACGGCGACAGTTAATATTACTGATGCTCAAGGTAATAATTTGATGAATGGTAGTCAAAATAGTGGTAGTTATGAGCTGTTGGGCGTCCCTCCCTTTAATATCGAGATTGATAATGTCAATAATGTGAGTTTATTGTTGAATCAACAAGCGGTGGTATTGGATCAATATGTTTCTGGAAACCAAGCCAGCTTCGTATTGACGCCTTAA
- the bamB gene encoding outer membrane protein assembly factor BamB: protein MTRSISSSKTTTKTIKATVKHVAVLALMTTAVVGCNRGIKPVVHDPVKLVEIAQPISVLQPVFSVNSGSQKASKKDPLDLRVGYDNTQIVTASRGGDLNGFDSNGNSLWSINVGDQITGGVALDALSQTAIVSTRGGKVLAFDSTTGAQRWEQQLSGSVLTPALITNNRVVLSANDGFLHGLSLQTGQSIWQFATQVPAISVRGTAAPAMLDGNTALLATADGRMHAITIDDGLPQWSRRVGVGTGSSEIERMSDVDGMPIADNNQLFAISYSGQLIGIDLTSRQVMFINELASLKSLAVNNTQVIGTSLEGKVVAYDRSNGQVLWESEELAYRELTNPVMIGSYIAVGDLEGIVHLFDPATGDIVSRVQTKGALSSLQVQGSRLMTQSNSGQVAIWQLPR, encoded by the coding sequence ATGACCCGATCTATTAGCTCCAGCAAGACGACAACCAAAACTATAAAAGCAACGGTTAAGCATGTGGCGGTCCTAGCGCTAATGACAACAGCGGTCGTTGGCTGTAATCGGGGTATCAAGCCCGTGGTACACGATCCGGTGAAGTTAGTAGAAATTGCTCAACCTATTAGTGTGCTTCAGCCTGTTTTTAGTGTCAATAGTGGTAGCCAAAAAGCCAGTAAAAAAGACCCACTAGATCTACGAGTTGGTTATGACAATACCCAAATCGTTACTGCCTCACGTGGTGGTGACTTGAACGGTTTTGATAGCAATGGTAATAGTCTATGGTCAATTAACGTTGGCGATCAAATTACCGGCGGAGTTGCTCTCGATGCCCTTAGCCAGACGGCTATTGTTAGTACACGTGGTGGCAAAGTATTGGCTTTTGATAGTACTACAGGGGCTCAGCGTTGGGAGCAGCAATTATCAGGTTCGGTGTTAACTCCAGCACTAATTACTAATAACAGAGTAGTCTTATCTGCTAATGATGGTTTCTTACATGGGCTGTCATTACAGACGGGACAATCTATTTGGCAGTTTGCCACTCAAGTGCCAGCGATTAGTGTTCGTGGTACTGCAGCACCTGCTATGTTAGATGGCAATACAGCTTTACTGGCTACTGCTGATGGGCGTATGCATGCTATTACTATCGACGATGGCTTGCCGCAATGGTCACGCCGCGTAGGCGTAGGTACCGGTAGTAGCGAGATTGAACGCATGAGTGATGTTGATGGGATGCCCATAGCCGATAACAATCAGCTATTTGCTATCAGCTATAGCGGTCAATTAATCGGCATTGATTTAACCTCGAGACAGGTGATGTTTATCAATGAGCTGGCTAGTCTAAAGTCTTTGGCGGTAAACAATACCCAAGTTATTGGCACCAGCCTAGAGGGCAAAGTGGTTGCCTATGATCGTAGTAATGGTCAAGTGCTATGGGAAAGTGAAGAGCTAGCCTACCGTGAGTTGACCAATCCAGTAATGATTGGGAGCTATATTGCCGTTGGTGATTTAGAGGGTATTGTACATTTATTTGATCCAGCGACCGGTGATATTGTGAGCCGTGTACAAACCAAAGGCGCACTGAGTAGTTTACAAGTACAAGGTAGTCGCTTGATGACTCAAAGTAATTCTGGCCAAGTCGCCATATGGCAGCTACCACGTTAG
- the rlmN gene encoding 23S rRNA (adenine(2503)-C(2))-methyltransferase RlmN, whose protein sequence is MSIVTTPNQPVSTAAKRNSIKLVDEAQAKTNLLGMTQAQLADYFKSIGEKPFRATQVIKWIYQHGVTDFAQMTNLSKSLRDKLAENACVTPPKVIHRQYSDDGTRKWVFEVTGGSLVETVLIPADDSKENGRKTLCISSQVGCALDCSFCSTGKQGFERDLSAAEILGQLWVANASYMTDENDSLEHVDHSLWENNVTNVVMMGMGEPLLNYKPVVSSMELMLSDHAYGLSKRRVTLSTSGVVPKMYDLAKDIDVALAISLHAPNDELRNELVPINKKYPLDKLIAAAKNYVYDVNPRHKKHVTIEYVMLDRVNDSNEHAQQLVALLDGLPSKINLIPFNPFPHAPYDKSSNNRIHAFSNVLSEAGFVCTIRQTRGDDIDAACGQLVGQVADRTKRSAKWQQSIKDREKV, encoded by the coding sequence ATGTCAATCGTTACTACTCCTAATCAGCCCGTCTCTACAGCCGCTAAGCGTAATAGCATCAAGCTGGTAGATGAGGCGCAAGCAAAAACCAACTTACTGGGCATGACCCAAGCACAGCTTGCTGACTACTTCAAAAGTATCGGCGAGAAGCCGTTTCGTGCCACGCAAGTGATCAAATGGATATATCAGCATGGCGTGACTGACTTTGCACAAATGACCAATTTGAGCAAAAGCCTACGTGACAAGCTGGCTGAAAATGCTTGTGTAACGCCGCCAAAAGTTATCCATCGTCAGTATAGTGATGATGGTACGCGTAAATGGGTGTTTGAGGTGACTGGGGGCTCATTGGTTGAGACCGTCCTTATTCCGGCAGATGACAGCAAGGAAAATGGCCGTAAAACCTTATGTATCTCATCGCAAGTAGGCTGCGCGCTTGATTGCAGCTTTTGTAGTACTGGTAAGCAAGGTTTTGAGCGTGATTTGAGCGCCGCTGAAATATTGGGTCAGCTTTGGGTTGCCAACGCCTCTTACATGACCGATGAAAACGATAGTCTAGAGCATGTTGATCATAGCTTATGGGAGAATAATGTGACTAACGTGGTTATGATGGGTATGGGCGAGCCTTTATTGAACTACAAACCAGTGGTCAGCTCGATGGAGCTGATGCTAAGCGACCACGCTTATGGCTTATCTAAGCGCCGAGTGACGCTGTCAACATCGGGCGTAGTCCCTAAGATGTATGATTTGGCAAAAGATATTGATGTAGCACTGGCTATCTCGTTACATGCGCCTAATGATGAGCTGCGTAACGAGCTGGTACCTATTAATAAAAAGTATCCGTTAGATAAGCTGATCGCCGCCGCCAAAAACTACGTTTATGACGTCAATCCTCGCCATAAAAAACATGTCACTATCGAATATGTGATGCTTGACAGGGTCAATGATAGCAATGAGCACGCCCAGCAGTTGGTAGCGCTATTGGATGGTTTGCCTAGTAAGATCAACCTTATTCCTTTTAACCCGTTTCCGCATGCGCCTTATGATAAATCCAGCAACAATCGTATCCATGCTTTTAGTAATGTTCTTAGTGAAGCTGGATTTGTCTGCACTATCAGACAAACGCGCGGCGATGATATTGACGCCGCCTGTGGTCAGCTGGTAGGGCAAGTAGCAGATCGTACTAAACGGTCGGCAAAATGGCAGCAGAGTATTAAGGATCGAGAAAAAGTTTAG
- the hisS gene encoding histidine--tRNA ligase — MIKAIKGFNDILPEQAAKWLHLEAILADVLSRYGYEHIRLPIVEQTDLFARAIGGATDIVEKEMYSFADKSDPPTPLTLRPEGTAGAVRAVIEHNMLRGDTPKLWYIGPMFRYERPQKGRYRQFHQLGVESFGSALPDADAELIAMTHLMWQQLGLKDEMRLQLNSLGEIDERHAYRDALVAYLTDKQDQLDEDSKRRLTTNPLRILDSKEASTQAILADAPKLADFLGEDSVAHFAQVKSYLEALGIDYEINPHLVRGLDYYNKTVFEWVTDKLGSQATVCAGGRYDGLIGQLKSVGASSAKSDKPVKSEPGVGFAMGLERLLLLIEAVAPFEPTAACDVFVAAHPEVYSAGIGYAQNLRYKRPDLRVKMASATSLKAQMKKADKSGAALTVIIAQQEIDDNTISIKDMRNGEQSSVAQDWLSSVDNFSAQ, encoded by the coding sequence ATGATTAAAGCTATCAAAGGGTTTAACGATATTTTGCCAGAACAGGCTGCAAAGTGGCTCCATTTAGAAGCAATTTTGGCCGATGTGCTAAGTAGATATGGCTACGAACATATCCGTTTGCCAATCGTTGAACAGACCGATTTATTTGCTAGAGCTATCGGCGGTGCGACCGATATTGTCGAAAAAGAGATGTATAGCTTCGCTGATAAGTCGGATCCTCCAACCCCACTTACTCTGCGTCCAGAAGGCACAGCTGGGGCGGTACGAGCGGTCATCGAACATAATATGCTGCGCGGTGATACGCCCAAACTTTGGTATATCGGCCCGATGTTTCGTTACGAGCGTCCACAAAAAGGGCGTTATCGTCAGTTTCATCAGCTGGGCGTGGAGAGCTTTGGTAGTGCGCTGCCGGATGCTGATGCCGAGCTGATTGCGATGACTCATTTGATGTGGCAACAGCTGGGGCTAAAAGATGAGATGCGCTTGCAGCTCAATAGCTTAGGCGAGATTGATGAGCGCCATGCTTATCGTGATGCGCTGGTTGCGTATTTGACGGATAAGCAAGATCAGCTCGATGAAGATAGCAAACGTCGGCTGACTACCAATCCCTTACGTATTTTGGACAGCAAAGAAGCCAGTACTCAGGCAATATTAGCCGATGCTCCGAAACTCGCTGACTTTTTGGGCGAGGATAGTGTGGCGCATTTTGCTCAAGTCAAAAGTTATCTAGAAGCGTTAGGTATCGATTACGAGATCAACCCGCACCTGGTACGTGGTCTTGATTATTACAATAAAACGGTCTTTGAATGGGTGACTGATAAGCTTGGCAGTCAAGCTACCGTTTGCGCTGGTGGCCGCTATGATGGGCTTATCGGACAATTAAAGTCTGTGGGCGCAAGCAGTGCAAAAAGCGACAAGCCAGTAAAATCTGAACCTGGTGTTGGTTTTGCTATGGGCCTTGAGCGTTTATTGCTCCTTATTGAAGCGGTAGCGCCTTTTGAGCCCACTGCAGCCTGTGATGTTTTCGTCGCTGCTCATCCTGAGGTTTACAGCGCAGGTATTGGTTATGCCCAAAACTTGCGTTATAAGCGTCCAGATTTACGAGTAAAAATGGCCAGTGCTACTAGCCTCAAGGCTCAGATGAAAAAAGCCGATAAGTCTGGAGCTGCTTTAACCGTGATTATCGCCCAACAAGAGATAGACGATAATACCATTAGCATCAAAGATATGCGTAACGGAGAGCAGAGTAGTGTTGCTCAAGATTGGCTATCAAGCGTCGATAACTTTTCAGCGCAGTAG
- the ndk gene encoding nucleoside-diphosphate kinase, translating to MANERTLSIIKPDAVAGNHIGAIYDRFEQAGLKIVAAKMMQLDDEKAGGFYAEHKERPFYNDLKSFMTSGPVLVSVLEGENAIAKHREIMGATNPKEAAEGTIRADFASSIDENAVHGSDSAESAQREISYFFNDDEVCARTR from the coding sequence ATGGCTAACGAACGTACTTTATCAATCATCAAACCTGACGCTGTTGCTGGCAATCATATCGGCGCTATCTATGACCGTTTTGAGCAAGCGGGTCTAAAAATTGTTGCGGCAAAAATGATGCAACTTGATGACGAAAAAGCCGGCGGATTTTACGCTGAGCATAAAGAGCGTCCATTTTACAACGACCTAAAGTCATTCATGACCTCAGGCCCAGTATTGGTATCAGTATTAGAAGGCGAGAACGCTATCGCTAAGCATCGTGAAATTATGGGTGCAACTAATCCAAAAGAAGCCGCTGAAGGTACTATCCGTGCTGACTTTGCTAGCAGCATCGATGAAAACGCAGTACATGGTTCAGATTCAGCTGAATCAGCTCAGCGCGAAATCAGCTACTTCTTCAACGATGACGAAGTTTGTGCGCGTACACGTTAG
- the ispG gene encoding flavodoxin-dependent (E)-4-hydroxy-3-methylbut-2-enyl-diphosphate synthase, producing the protein MSTSAPINRRPTKKIHVGDVAIGGDAPISVQSMTNTDTCDVAGTVAQIERCVEAGADLMRVSTPTMETVEAFGQIRKLVSIPLIADVHFDHKIALAVAEAGADCLRINPGNIGSDAKVREVVACAKHHNIPIRIGVNAGSLEKDIQRKYTEPTGEAMLESAMRHIDILERLNFDQYKVSVKASNVFLTLDAYRLISAQIDNPLHLGVTEAGVYRTGAVKSAIALGGLLLDGIGDTIRISLASEPEEEIKIGFDILKSLNIRSNGVNFIACPSCSRQEFDVIKVMTALEARLEDIREPMNLSVIGCKVNGPGEAKESDIGIVGASPKSLVYRMGEKSHLIDTNNLVDEIEGMVRAHADELAKLRENEIIRVK; encoded by the coding sequence ATGTCAACGTCTGCGCCTATTAACCGTCGCCCTACCAAAAAAATCCATGTCGGTGATGTCGCAATCGGCGGTGATGCGCCTATTAGCGTCCAAAGTATGACTAATACCGACACTTGTGATGTCGCTGGCACCGTGGCGCAAATCGAGCGCTGTGTAGAAGCGGGTGCTGATTTAATGCGGGTCTCTACGCCCACTATGGAGACTGTAGAAGCTTTTGGTCAAATTCGTAAATTGGTCAGCATTCCTTTGATAGCCGATGTACATTTTGACCATAAGATTGCCTTAGCCGTCGCCGAAGCGGGTGCTGATTGTTTACGTATTAATCCAGGTAATATCGGTAGCGATGCCAAGGTACGTGAAGTGGTTGCCTGTGCTAAGCATCATAATATTCCGATTCGTATTGGGGTCAATGCAGGTTCGCTTGAAAAAGACATTCAGCGTAAATATACTGAGCCTACTGGCGAGGCGATGTTAGAATCCGCTATGCGTCACATTGATATTCTTGAGCGCCTTAATTTTGATCAATATAAAGTTTCGGTAAAAGCCAGTAATGTGTTTTTGACTTTAGATGCTTATCGTTTGATATCAGCACAGATTGATAACCCGCTGCATTTAGGGGTCACCGAGGCTGGCGTCTATCGGACTGGTGCGGTCAAATCGGCTATTGCTCTTGGCGGCTTATTGCTAGATGGTATCGGTGATACTATTCGTATTTCACTGGCATCAGAGCCTGAGGAAGAGATTAAAATTGGTTTCGATATTTTAAAATCACTTAATATTCGCTCTAATGGGGTGAATTTTATCGCCTGTCCGAGCTGTTCGCGCCAAGAATTCGATGTCATTAAGGTTATGACCGCATTAGAGGCACGTTTAGAAGATATCCGTGAACCGATGAACCTGTCAGTGATTGGCTGCAAAGTGAATGGTCCAGGTGAAGCTAAAGAGTCAGATATAGGTATCGTAGGGGCGTCGCCTAAGTCATTGGTTTATCGTATGGGCGAAAAAAGCCACCTCATTGATACTAATAACTTAGTAGACGAGATAGAAGGCATGGTACGTGCTCATGCTGATGAGTTGGCAAAGCTACGTGAAAATGAGATTATTCGAGTAAAATAG
- a CDS encoding adenylosuccinate synthase: protein MGKNVVVLGSQWGDEGKGKIVDLLTEKASAVARFQGGHNAGHTLVVDGKTTVLHLIPSGILREGVTCFIGNGVVLAPDALLKEMKELEANNVPVRERLRISPNCPLIMPYHVALDQAREAKRGTGKIGTTGRGIGPAYEDKVARRAIKLADLFRDDLEEKLRNLIEYHNFQLTQYYKVDAIDFDETYKLCQEWRDEINGMVTDVTEELNQLRLAGKNLMFEGAQGTLLDIDHGTYPFVTSSSVTAGGVSTGTGIGPLYLDYVLGITKAYTTRVGSGPFPTELFDDVGAHLARVGHEFGATTGRARRCGWFDAEALRRAVVLNSLSGICLTKLDVLDGLDELLIGVGYNLPETECAGAHDAEFYESVTPKYETLEGWSESTVGITNYDDLPENAKKYIKRIEDLIGCPVDIISTGPDRAETIVLRDPYDA, encoded by the coding sequence ATGGGTAAGAATGTCGTAGTTTTAGGTAGCCAATGGGGCGACGAAGGTAAAGGTAAGATCGTTGATCTGCTTACCGAAAAAGCTTCAGCGGTCGCACGTTTTCAGGGTGGGCATAATGCTGGGCACACGCTAGTCGTCGATGGCAAAACCACCGTTCTCCATTTGATTCCATCAGGTATCCTACGCGAAGGCGTCACCTGTTTTATCGGTAATGGCGTGGTATTGGCTCCTGATGCTCTATTAAAAGAGATGAAAGAGCTGGAAGCTAACAATGTGCCGGTACGTGAGCGTCTGCGCATCTCTCCTAATTGTCCGCTTATCATGCCTTACCATGTAGCGCTTGATCAAGCTCGTGAAGCCAAGCGTGGCACTGGAAAAATTGGTACTACGGGCCGCGGCATTGGTCCTGCTTATGAGGATAAAGTGGCTCGCCGTGCGATCAAGCTTGCTGACTTATTCCGTGATGACTTAGAAGAGAAGTTACGTAATTTAATTGAGTATCATAACTTCCAACTCACTCAGTACTATAAAGTTGATGCGATTGATTTTGACGAGACTTATAAGCTCTGCCAAGAGTGGCGCGATGAGATCAATGGTATGGTTACTGATGTGACCGAAGAGCTTAACCAGCTGCGTTTGGCGGGCAAGAACTTGATGTTCGAGGGTGCACAAGGCACTTTACTTGATATCGACCACGGTACTTATCCTTTTGTTACCAGCTCCAGCGTTACTGCAGGCGGTGTATCAACAGGTACCGGTATCGGTCCATTATATCTAGACTATGTGCTTGGCATCACCAAAGCTTATACCACTCGAGTGGGTAGCGGTCCATTCCCAACGGAATTGTTCGACGATGTGGGCGCCCATTTAGCGAGAGTCGGTCATGAGTTCGGTGCTACTACTGGTCGTGCCCGTCGCTGTGGTTGGTTTGATGCCGAAGCATTACGCCGTGCCGTAGTACTCAACTCACTATCGGGTATTTGCTTGACCAAGCTTGACGTCCTCGATGGTTTAGACGAGCTACTAATCGGTGTAGGCTACAATTTACCAGAGACTGAATGTGCTGGCGCCCACGATGCTGAGTTCTATGAATCAGTGACCCCAAAATATGAGACTTTAGAAGGCTGGAGCGAGTCAACCGTTGGTATCACCAACTATGACGATCTGCCAGAAAATGCCAAAAAATATATCAAGCGTATCGAAGACCTGATTGGTTGCCCGGTGGATATCATCTCAACTGGCCCTGATCGTGCGGAGACCATCGTACTGCGTGACCCGTATGATGCTTAG
- the pilW gene encoding type IV pilus biogenesis/stability protein PilW produces the protein MSYKSYHQPNRLFAGITLLTALLSLSLTACQSTSSTNLVQGSRYETTTQASSNRSIDKQEVARVRTSLAAQYIRKNELDTAQRQLEKAFAADSRYAPAYDMMGVLLQQEGSRLNLEKADYYFKQAIKLDPEFEQARNNYGVYLSQMQRYAEAAEQFEIAGSALGYEGRIGALENLGRTYLQLNDRPAAATAFLRALDGNRNSLIAHIELVDLLLEQQRVPQAQRLYDETLMLVQNQSSSPRLLLQGIKLAAAQNDKATRHQLAQQLLSAYPLSEEAKQLKTWLNNPEASWQ, from the coding sequence ATGTCTTATAAATCGTACCATCAGCCAAACCGTCTGTTTGCTGGCATTACACTATTGACGGCTTTATTGTCATTAAGCCTCACCGCTTGTCAAAGTACTTCGAGTACTAACTTGGTGCAGGGTAGCCGTTATGAGACTACCACCCAAGCCAGTAGCAATCGCAGTATTGATAAACAAGAAGTCGCTCGGGTTCGTACGTCACTAGCGGCTCAATATATCCGCAAAAACGAGCTTGATACCGCCCAGCGTCAACTCGAAAAAGCTTTTGCTGCTGATAGCCGATATGCGCCAGCCTATGATATGATGGGCGTTTTATTGCAGCAAGAAGGCAGTCGGCTGAATCTTGAAAAAGCTGACTATTACTTTAAACAAGCTATTAAGCTTGACCCAGAGTTTGAGCAAGCCCGTAATAACTATGGTGTTTATCTATCGCAGATGCAGCGTTATGCAGAGGCCGCTGAACAGTTCGAGATAGCGGGGTCGGCGCTTGGCTACGAAGGACGTATTGGGGCGCTTGAGAATTTAGGCCGTACCTATCTGCAACTTAACGACCGTCCAGCTGCTGCAACGGCGTTTTTGCGAGCGCTGGATGGTAACCGTAATAGTCTGATTGCTCATATTGAGCTGGTGGATTTATTACTTGAGCAGCAGCGCGTACCCCAAGCCCAGCGGCTTTATGATGAAACGCTAATGCTGGTACAAAATCAAAGCAGTAGCCCGCGTTTATTATTACAAGGTATCAAGCTAGCAGCCGCGCAAAATGATAAAGCGACGCGTCACCAATTAGCACAACAACTTTTATCCGCTTATCCGCTGAGCGAAGAAGCAAAACAACTTAAGACTTGGCTTAACAATCCAGAGGCATCATGGCAATGA